From the Rhodoligotrophos appendicifer genome, one window contains:
- a CDS encoding GFA family protein — protein MKRVISGSDNALAVVRGLLTVGGLGTWDDLLSFMDRALSSREDLMNGAAQRGQCLCGAVTYEATSLGTATHCHCKMCQRASGSPFMTWVDTTEEHFRLLSGSPVERKSSEDGIRSFCPGCGSQLFMRYEGEPTIGISVGTLDDATSIVADHNIWTKSRLPLMKGFDCDLEDFPRSSEE, from the coding sequence ATGAAGCGGGTGATTAGCGGATCGGACAATGCTTTAGCGGTAGTGCGGGGCTTGCTGACAGTAGGTGGACTTGGAACCTGGGACGATCTCCTGAGCTTCATGGACCGAGCTCTTTCAAGCCGGGAGGATCTGATGAACGGAGCAGCACAACGCGGACAATGTCTTTGTGGTGCAGTGACCTATGAAGCCACATCCTTGGGAACTGCAACGCACTGCCACTGCAAAATGTGTCAACGCGCATCCGGCTCCCCTTTTATGACCTGGGTGGATACCACTGAGGAGCACTTCCGACTCTTGAGCGGAAGTCCGGTCGAGCGCAAATCCTCCGAGGATGGCATTCGTAGCTTCTGTCCCGGATGCGGGTCTCAGCTCTTCATGCGATATGAAGGGGAGCCAACCATCGGCATAAGCGTCGGCACACTTGACGACGCGACGTCGATCGTTGCCGATCATAACATTTGGACCAAGTCACGCTTGCCCCTCATGAAGGGGTTTGATTGTGATCTGGAGGACTTCCCAAGAAGCAGCGAGGAATAG